A DNA window from Stenotrophomonas oahuensis contains the following coding sequences:
- a CDS encoding ParB/RepB/Spo0J family partition protein: MSTEIFKSFKIVDLTVSPHNVRFKVTPKPEVVEALADNIIAVNSDGRLINPLTVYESEGNDGGIVAGKTRLLALQLLVEDGRLPEDAETLCAVVHSEAQAVLVSQSENNQRTNMHPLDECDGFQKLIDKGMSIEGVALAFGQTTRYIEGRLRLNSAAPVLLDGYRKRNFPALEQLMALTLTDDHARQVAVWESCNANAYTCKPKQLRAELTEPDAIDASSDRRITLVSVADYQAAGGEVQASLLTDHSYLLNPRLFEELVEAKLRELAADVQAEGWSWVEIETQNVYAAAQKYATTRPEDVEMSDEEQAHLDELEQAKDEAETAYENAPGGSDEEDAADNAREAAVEALIAFRAKFKTFTAEQKAFGGAIVGLSNDGSLDIRRGLVRREERRDLDAAAAAGRLSSAPTGGRETGDAGRPKEEMSRAMVDDLRGLRIIAVQNAVAKNARFAKVMMALWAVEELTGDSFDYSADRLPTDLGITSMGLRGRLSQLGPVVQTARNEQEEAFTAVVAGLPETAAERWNALVQMTDEQLDSIIAHAFATSLCPSDKHEGITAMLLDAVDFDMAEHFVATPENFTARASKKLVVQALVEVEKAADAHVLLTMKKDGLADVAAHRLTGTGWVPELIRTPAREPKQVEPKADEKTPAKKATTKKAAAPAKKAPAKKK; the protein is encoded by the coding sequence ATGAGCACCGAAATCTTCAAGTCCTTCAAGATCGTTGACCTGACCGTCTCCCCGCACAACGTGCGCTTCAAGGTCACTCCGAAGCCGGAAGTCGTGGAAGCACTGGCCGACAACATCATTGCCGTGAACAGCGATGGCCGCCTTATCAACCCGCTGACCGTCTACGAGTCCGAAGGCAATGACGGCGGCATCGTCGCGGGCAAGACCCGCCTGCTGGCCCTGCAGCTGCTGGTGGAGGACGGCCGACTGCCGGAAGACGCAGAGACCCTGTGCGCCGTGGTCCACAGTGAAGCTCAGGCTGTGCTGGTCAGCCAGTCGGAGAACAACCAGCGCACCAATATGCATCCGCTGGACGAGTGCGACGGTTTCCAGAAGCTGATCGACAAGGGTATGAGCATCGAAGGCGTCGCCCTGGCATTCGGCCAGACCACCCGCTACATCGAGGGCCGTCTGCGTCTGAACAGCGCTGCGCCGGTGCTGCTGGATGGCTACCGCAAGCGCAATTTCCCGGCGCTGGAACAGCTGATGGCGCTGACCCTGACCGACGACCATGCACGTCAGGTAGCAGTTTGGGAAAGCTGCAACGCCAACGCTTACACCTGCAAGCCCAAGCAGCTGCGCGCTGAACTGACCGAGCCGGATGCCATCGATGCCAGCAGCGATCGCCGCATCACTCTCGTGTCGGTTGCAGACTATCAGGCCGCTGGTGGCGAGGTGCAGGCTTCGCTGCTGACCGACCACAGCTACCTGCTGAACCCGCGTCTGTTCGAGGAACTGGTGGAAGCCAAGCTGCGCGAACTGGCCGCCGACGTTCAGGCCGAAGGCTGGTCGTGGGTCGAAATTGAAACGCAGAACGTCTACGCGGCCGCTCAGAAGTACGCCACCACGCGCCCGGAGGACGTGGAAATGTCCGACGAAGAGCAGGCCCACCTGGACGAACTGGAACAGGCGAAGGACGAGGCAGAGACCGCCTATGAGAACGCTCCGGGAGGCTCCGACGAAGAGGACGCGGCGGACAATGCACGCGAAGCGGCGGTCGAGGCCCTGATTGCCTTCCGGGCCAAGTTCAAGACCTTCACCGCCGAGCAGAAGGCGTTCGGTGGGGCCATTGTTGGCCTGTCCAATGATGGTTCGCTCGATATCCGACGCGGGCTGGTCCGACGCGAAGAGCGCCGCGATCTGGACGCGGCCGCCGCCGCTGGCCGTCTCAGCAGCGCCCCGACTGGTGGCCGCGAGACCGGTGATGCGGGTCGTCCCAAGGAAGAAATGAGCCGTGCAATGGTGGATGATCTGCGCGGCCTGCGCATCATCGCCGTTCAGAACGCAGTGGCGAAGAATGCCCGGTTTGCCAAGGTGATGATGGCCCTGTGGGCGGTCGAAGAACTGACCGGCGATTCGTTCGACTACAGCGCGGATCGCCTGCCGACCGATTTGGGGATCACCAGCATGGGCCTGCGCGGGCGTTTGAGCCAGCTGGGTCCGGTGGTGCAGACCGCTCGTAATGAACAGGAAGAGGCGTTCACCGCCGTGGTTGCGGGCCTGCCGGAGACCGCCGCCGAGCGCTGGAATGCACTGGTGCAGATGACCGACGAACAGCTGGACTCCATCATCGCCCACGCTTTCGCTACCAGCCTGTGCCCGAGCGATAAGCACGAAGGAATCACCGCAATGCTGCTGGATGCAGTCGATTTTGATATGGCCGAGCATTTCGTGGCTACCCCGGAGAACTTCACGGCGCGTGCATCCAAGAAGCTTGTTGTCCAGGCGCTGGTCGAAGTCGAGAAGGCCGCCGATGCCCACGTGCTGCTGACGATGAAAAAAGACGGGCTGGCCGACGTGGCGGCACATCGCCTGACCGGTACGGGCTGGGTGCCGGAGTTGATCCGCACCCCGGCTCGCGAGCCGAAGCAGGTTGAGCCGAAGGCGGATGAAAAAACGCCTGCCAAGAAGGCCACGACCAAGAAGGCAGCCGCTCCGGCCAAGAAGGCTCCGGCCAAGAAGAAGTAA